One Acidobacteriota bacterium DNA window includes the following coding sequences:
- a CDS encoding FAD-dependent oxidoreductase: MSTLEEFASVVASEFPEDRLTYQKSVPTFHPECAAEAAALLKLANEHGRQLYVTGFGNNIDPAGDPFVRMLSIRTDRLNDLQEISPDRLKVRTGSGYPLREINEHLARHGLFLPHAALPYVGSAGGAVAVDLSARLGGRDLSIRDYVTEIELVTARGDVVTLTSEPSEPASDYGSVQMLAPSWGLIGLIVAVTFHVVSMDRAADYGDMKMEAVLRGEFLSSLDSRSKVGDGLSFREFKNKLDPRNVLPVV, from the coding sequence ATGAGTACGCTTGAAGAATTCGCCTCCGTTGTTGCCTCTGAATTTCCCGAAGACCGACTCACATACCAAAAATCCGTCCCGACCTTTCATCCGGAGTGTGCCGCCGAGGCCGCCGCGCTCCTGAAACTGGCCAACGAACACGGGCGGCAACTGTATGTCACGGGGTTCGGCAATAACATTGATCCCGCGGGTGATCCGTTTGTCCGCATGCTCAGTATTCGAACAGACCGGCTGAACGACCTTCAGGAGATCTCCCCGGACCGCCTGAAGGTCCGGACAGGTTCGGGGTATCCGCTGCGGGAGATAAACGAGCACTTGGCGAGACATGGTTTGTTCCTGCCGCACGCGGCTCTGCCGTATGTGGGATCGGCCGGCGGGGCTGTCGCAGTCGACCTTTCGGCAAGGCTCGGCGGTCGAGACCTGTCGATCAGGGACTACGTGACCGAAATCGAACTGGTTACGGCCCGGGGCGACGTCGTCACGCTGACGTCGGAACCGTCTGAACCCGCCTCGGACTACGGGTCGGTGCAGATGCTTGCGCCCAGTTGGGGTCTGATCGGTCTGATTGTCGCTGTCACGTTTCACGTCGTGTCGATGGACAGGGCCGCCGATTACGGTGACATGAAAATGGAGGCGGTTTTGCGGGGGGAATTCCTCTCGTCGCTGGACAGCCGCTCCAAAGTCGGCGACGGGCTGTCTTTCAGAGAATTCAAGAACAAACTCGACCCGAGAAACGTTCTACCAGTAGTATGA
- a CDS encoding type III pantothenate kinase: MLMAIDVGNTNVVVGVYSGEILRDSVRMSSSNPMTVDEAGFYISGLLERMRVAIAEIDTVVVGSVVPPLTPVFESMARKYFGCVPLVVSARSRLPVTIAVDQPDQVGADRIANSVAAFHRYGGPVLVVDFGTAVTFDVVSADGAYLGGVIIPGPESSLSELARRAARLFEVRIEQPDCVVGKSTSGAMKSGLFYGTIGQVDYIIEMILKETGFDRATIVATGGLASGIENHSRHIKLFEPHLTLDGLRLIGEMNAAG; this comes from the coding sequence ATGCTGATGGCCATAGATGTCGGCAACACCAACGTGGTCGTGGGGGTCTACAGCGGGGAGATCCTCAGGGACAGCGTCCGCATGTCATCGTCGAATCCAATGACGGTTGATGAGGCCGGGTTCTATATCTCGGGGCTGCTGGAGCGCATGCGGGTCGCCATCGCGGAGATAGACACGGTCGTGGTCGGCTCGGTAGTGCCGCCGCTGACCCCGGTTTTTGAATCGATGGCACGCAAGTACTTCGGCTGCGTGCCCCTGGTGGTTTCGGCGCGAAGCCGGTTGCCCGTCACAATCGCGGTCGACCAGCCGGATCAGGTCGGGGCCGACCGTATAGCCAACAGCGTGGCGGCGTTTCACCGGTACGGGGGACCGGTACTCGTGGTCGACTTTGGCACCGCCGTAACCTTCGACGTCGTCAGCGCCGACGGCGCGTATCTGGGGGGTGTCATCATTCCCGGACCCGAGTCCTCGCTGTCGGAACTGGCCCGCCGGGCGGCACGCCTGTTCGAAGTGCGCATCGAACAGCCGGATTGTGTCGTGGGCAAATCAACCTCGGGGGCGATGAAATCGGGGCTGTTCTACGGTACGATCGGCCAGGTCGACTACATCATAGAAATGATCCTCAAAGAGACCGGCTTTGACAGGGCGACAATCGTGGCCACCGGGGGGCTGGCCTCAGGCATCGAGAATCACTCACGTCACATCAAACTGTTCGAGCCTCATCTCACCCTGGACGGCCTGCGCCTGATCGGCGAAATGAACGCGGCCGGCTGA
- a CDS encoding DUF4139 domain-containing protein translates to MKRIGLLAVAALILAPCLAAADEIAVTVYNSNLGVVSETRTLQFEKGVNRLTFRDVPALIDASSVTFDITGQPRDVTLLEQNYAFDLVSPEQMYQRYIDQQIDLIDKKGGLYTGKLLAFSDKAVTLQDESGRVKVLSLENIAEVNFPVLPEGLITRPTLFWLYRSDLSGPLPCRVGYQTSGMNWSAEYVGVLDTDESGLDLSGWASINNSSGKTYKDATLKLVAGEISRVTPKRQVMRSYEAPSAALGAEGFAEKEFFEYHLYTLPRPATVADKEIKQISLFEPATAAVQKVYEYRPEQNPTQVAVAVKFQNSKAAGLGMPLPAGRARLFKADEDGSLILLGEDRIKHTPKDEEVSLRVGYAFDIAAEEKMVQQTRISSNVEERAWEIELRNHKDEDITVTIEKRLYGYWEVMESNFAYEKKDAYTLTFDMPVRANQSAILRLKARFTTR, encoded by the coding sequence ATGAAACGGATTGGACTTCTGGCAGTTGCCGCGCTGATTCTGGCCCCGTGTCTGGCCGCCGCTGACGAGATCGCGGTGACCGTGTACAACAGCAACCTGGGCGTAGTTAGTGAAACCCGTACCCTGCAATTCGAGAAGGGTGTCAATCGGCTGACCTTTCGCGATGTTCCGGCACTGATCGACGCCAGTTCGGTCACTTTTGACATCACCGGCCAGCCGAGGGACGTCACCCTGCTGGAGCAGAATTACGCCTTTGACCTTGTCAGTCCGGAGCAGATGTACCAGCGATACATCGACCAGCAGATTGACCTGATCGACAAGAAAGGCGGGCTGTATACCGGCAAGCTCCTGGCCTTCAGCGACAAGGCGGTCACGCTTCAGGATGAGTCCGGGCGGGTGAAGGTGCTTTCGCTGGAGAATATCGCCGAGGTCAATTTCCCGGTCCTGCCCGAGGGATTGATTACCCGGCCGACGCTTTTCTGGCTATACCGTTCCGACCTTTCCGGACCCCTGCCCTGTCGGGTCGGGTACCAGACATCGGGTATGAACTGGTCGGCGGAGTATGTCGGAGTCCTCGATACGGACGAGAGCGGGCTGGACCTGTCCGGCTGGGCATCGATCAATAACAGTTCCGGCAAGACGTACAAGGATGCTACGCTTAAGCTCGTCGCGGGGGAAATCAGCCGGGTGACACCGAAAAGACAGGTGATGAGATCGTACGAAGCTCCGTCGGCGGCCCTGGGGGCGGAGGGTTTTGCGGAAAAAGAGTTCTTCGAGTATCACCTGTATACGCTGCCCCGGCCGGCGACCGTGGCCGACAAGGAGATAAAGCAAATCTCCCTGTTTGAGCCGGCGACAGCCGCCGTGCAGAAGGTGTACGAGTACCGCCCTGAACAGAATCCTACCCAGGTCGCAGTCGCCGTGAAGTTCCAGAACTCGAAGGCGGCCGGCCTGGGCATGCCGCTTCCCGCCGGGCGCGCGCGCCTGTTCAAAGCCGACGAGGACGGGTCACTGATTCTCCTGGGTGAAGACCGAATCAAGCATACGCCCAAAGACGAGGAAGTCTCCCTTCGTGTCGGCTATGCCTTTGACATCGCCGCAGAGGAGAAGATGGTGCAACAGACGCGTATATCGAGCAACGTGGAAGAGCGTGCCTGGGAAATTGAACTGAGGAATCACAAAGACGAGGACATCACCGTCACCATCGAGAAAAGGCTGTACGGGTACTGGGAGGTCATGGAATCGAATTTCGCGTACGAGAAGAAAGACGCGTACACGCTCACATTCGACATGCCGGTGCGGGCCAATCAGTCGGCGATCCTGAGGTTGAAAGCGAGATTTACGACGAGATAG
- the groL gene encoding chaperonin GroEL (60 kDa chaperone family; promotes refolding of misfolded polypeptides especially under stressful conditions; forms two stacked rings of heptamers to form a barrel-shaped 14mer; ends can be capped by GroES; misfolded proteins enter the barrel where they are refolded when GroES binds), with the protein MPKQIEYGAQARAKLKKGVDKLADTVKVTLGPRGRNVAIDKKFGSPTVTKDGVTAAKEIELEDHFENIGAQMVKEVASKTSDVAGDGTTTATIIAQAIYREGLKNVTAGYNPMSIKRGIDKAVAAVTKEITRMSKPVSNKEEISQVGAISANNDKQIGDLIADAMEKVGKDGVITTEEAKTAETTLEFVEGMQFDRGYVSPYFVTDPEGMEAVLEDPLILIHDKKISGMKDLLPVLEKVAQQGKPMLIVAEDVEGEALATLVVNKLRGTLKVAAVKAPGFGDRRKAMLEDIAVLTGGRVISEELGFKLENTVLTDLGAAKKVTIDKDNTTVVEGAGEKESIKARISQIRKQIDDTTSDYDREKLQERLAKLVGGVAVINVGAATETEMKEKKARVEDALHATRAAVEEGIVPGGGVALLRTIKTLDSIDVDEEEMVGVNIVRKALEEPIRQIAINSGAEGSIVVNRVAGETGAFGFNAMTGQYEDLIKAGISDPTKVTRTALENAASIAGLLLTTEAVICDQPEDKKAGPGMSEAGMGGMGGMY; encoded by the coding sequence ATGCCAAAGCAGATAGAATATGGAGCCCAGGCGCGCGCCAAGCTCAAGAAGGGCGTGGACAAACTGGCCGACACCGTAAAGGTGACGCTTGGACCGCGTGGCCGCAACGTGGCGATCGACAAGAAATTCGGATCGCCGACCGTCACCAAGGACGGCGTTACGGCAGCCAAGGAGATCGAGCTGGAGGATCATTTCGAGAACATCGGCGCCCAGATGGTCAAGGAGGTTGCCTCGAAGACTTCCGATGTGGCGGGCGACGGCACGACCACGGCCACGATTATTGCCCAGGCCATCTACCGTGAGGGCCTGAAGAACGTGACGGCGGGTTATAACCCGATGTCGATCAAGCGGGGTATCGACAAGGCGGTTGCGGCCGTGACCAAAGAGATCACCAGGATGTCCAAGCCGGTCAGCAACAAGGAAGAGATCTCACAGGTCGGTGCCATCTCGGCCAACAACGATAAGCAGATCGGCGATCTTATTGCCGATGCCATGGAGAAGGTCGGCAAGGACGGCGTTATCACGACCGAAGAGGCCAAGACTGCCGAAACGACGCTTGAGTTCGTAGAAGGAATGCAGTTTGACCGCGGCTACGTGTCACCGTACTTCGTCACCGACCCGGAAGGCATGGAAGCGGTGCTCGAGGATCCGCTGATTCTTATCCACGACAAGAAGATCTCCGGCATGAAGGACCTTCTGCCAGTGCTGGAGAAGGTGGCCCAGCAGGGCAAGCCGATGCTGATCGTCGCCGAGGATGTCGAGGGTGAAGCGCTGGCTACGCTGGTAGTCAACAAGCTTCGCGGCACACTCAAGGTCGCGGCGGTCAAGGCTCCCGGCTTCGGGGATCGCCGTAAGGCCATGCTTGAGGACATCGCGGTCCTCACGGGCGGTCGCGTCATTTCCGAGGAACTCGGTTTCAAGCTGGAGAACACCGTGCTGACGGACCTCGGTGCGGCCAAGAAGGTGACGATCGACAAGGACAACACGACCGTTGTCGAGGGCGCTGGTGAGAAAGAGAGTATCAAGGCACGTATTAGTCAGATCCGCAAGCAGATCGACGACACGACCTCAGATTACGACCGGGAGAAGCTGCAGGAGCGACTGGCCAAGCTCGTCGGCGGTGTGGCCGTCATCAACGTCGGTGCCGCCACCGAGACGGAGATGAAGGAGAAGAAGGCCCGGGTGGAAGATGCCCTGCATGCTACTCGTGCCGCGGTCGAGGAAGGCATCGTGCCCGGCGGCGGGGTCGCTCTGCTGCGCACCATTAAGACGCTTGACTCCATCGATGTGGACGAGGAGGAGATGGTCGGTGTCAACATCGTCCGTAAGGCACTGGAGGAGCCGATCCGGCAGATTGCCATCAACTCCGGCGCCGAGGGTTCAATCGTGGTCAACAGGGTGGCCGGTGAAACCGGCGCCTTCGGCTTTAACGCCATGACGGGCCAGTACGAGGACCTGATCAAAGCGGGCATTAGCGATCCGACGAAGGTTACCCGGACGGCGCTTGAGAACGCGGCGTCAATCGCCGGTTTGCTTCTGACCACCGAGGCTGTCATTTGCGACCAGCCCGAGGATAAGAAGGCCGGACCGGGGATGTCCGAGGCCGGTATGGGCGGTATGGGCGGCATGTACTAA
- a CDS encoding cytidylate kinase-like family protein, whose protein sequence is MSRSFEGPYGGGYFSRCMIPVRAASTRVISAPGGLRAHPFFNIAPPERLDYTTPEVIAVPSIDSIINRQLLRWELQRKAAEESKRERPRPQPIVTTSRQTGSRGSYFASRLAGRLNYQRLHREAIDAICKSSGHRKRIIEALDERSRSDLRVLVESLFTGHAVNHSDYLRHLSNVVLSMSRLGGVVVMGRGASFILGPGRGFHIRVVCPREKRIENLIKYVQLSEKDAARQVDTLDEQRRNFIRKVFGKDIDCPLNYDVVMNSAMIDVEEMVDMAVTAMHAKMDKLTHLEHDEF, encoded by the coding sequence TTGTCAAGGTCTTTTGAGGGGCCGTACGGCGGCGGCTACTTCTCCCGCTGCATGATTCCCGTGAGAGCCGCCAGCACGAGGGTGATCAGCGCCCCGGGCGGCCTGCGCGCGCACCCATTTTTCAATATTGCGCCTCCTGAACGGCTGGACTATACTACGCCGGAGGTGATCGCGGTGCCTTCAATTGACAGTATTATCAATCGTCAACTGCTCCGCTGGGAGTTGCAGCGCAAGGCTGCCGAAGAAAGCAAACGGGAGCGCCCCAGGCCGCAGCCGATAGTGACGACCAGCCGCCAGACCGGCAGCCGTGGCTCCTATTTCGCCTCGCGTCTGGCCGGGAGGCTGAACTACCAGCGCCTTCATCGGGAGGCTATCGACGCCATCTGCAAGTCGTCCGGCCACCGCAAGCGGATTATCGAGGCGCTGGACGAACGCTCCCGCAGCGACCTGCGGGTGCTGGTGGAGTCGCTCTTCACCGGCCACGCCGTGAACCACTCGGATTACCTGCGCCACCTGAGCAACGTGGTGCTGTCGATGTCGCGTCTGGGCGGGGTGGTGGTCATGGGCCGCGGCGCCAGTTTCATTCTCGGCCCCGGGCGCGGTTTCCATATCCGCGTGGTCTGCCCCCGCGAGAAACGGATCGAGAACCTGATCAAGTACGTCCAGCTTTCAGAAAAGGACGCCGCCCGGCAGGTGGACACCCTTGACGAACAGCGGCGCAACTTCATCCGGAAGGTCTTCGGCAAGGATATCGACTGTCCCCTTAACTACGACGTTGTCATGAACTCGGCCATGATCGACGTCGAGGAAATGGTGGACATGGCCGTAACGGCAATGCACGCCAAGATGGACAAGCTGACACATCTCGAACACGACGAGTTCTGA
- a CDS encoding CoA-binding protein, translating to MAKAPEHSRVAVLGATPKEDRYSYKAVKLLVEHGHTPVPVHPAGHEVLGITALKSLDDIIEPVDTLTIYVNPGVSSDELDRILRLTPRRVIFNPGAENPQLQEKLRAAGIEVVEACTLVLLNTDQF from the coding sequence ATGGCAAAAGCTCCTGAACACTCCAGGGTCGCCGTGCTGGGAGCGACGCCCAAGGAGGACCGCTACTCGTACAAGGCCGTCAAGTTGCTTGTCGAGCACGGCCATACTCCGGTGCCGGTGCACCCGGCGGGTCACGAGGTGCTCGGTATCACGGCGCTCAAGTCGCTCGACGACATTATTGAGCCGGTGGACACGCTCACGATATACGTCAACCCGGGCGTCTCGAGCGACGAACTGGACCGTATTCTCCGACTGACCCCCCGCCGCGTGATATTCAATCCGGGCGCCGAAAATCCGCAGCTTCAGGAGAAACTGCGGGCGGCCGGAATCGAGGTCGTCGAGGCCTGCACGCTCGTGCTGCTCAACACCGACCAGTTCTGA
- a CDS encoding co-chaperone GroES, translated as MQFKPLADRVIIKPLEEAEVKKGGIIIPDTAKEKPMQGEVVEIGPGRVTDEGKTISMQLKKGDRVLYGKYSGTEFSVDAEEYLIMRESDIFAIVISS; from the coding sequence ATGCAGTTCAAACCACTTGCTGATCGAGTGATCATTAAGCCGCTCGAGGAAGCCGAGGTCAAGAAGGGCGGTATCATAATCCCCGATACAGCCAAGGAAAAGCCGATGCAGGGCGAGGTTGTTGAGATTGGTCCGGGTCGCGTTACCGATGAGGGCAAGACCATCAGCATGCAGTTGAAGAAAGGCGACCGCGTGCTCTATGGCAAGTACTCGGGGACCGAGTTTTCGGTTGACGCTGAAGAGTACCTCATCATGCGTGAGTCCGACATCTTCGCCATCGTTATCAGTAGCTAA
- a CDS encoding M1 family aminopeptidase: MHRYTATLLTVLLICAILLPVAVGAADDPPASREERAAVLRQFYEAEQQSWREYIERFRFHVPDTSFDVTFYHIRVDISIGTQYIEGNVSCRFAAADDGLDLLRLNLHHQLAVDSVTGDASSFSTANDTVYIDLDHAFTSGETGEVRVYYQGVPPLAEGIKGLRYSSHVSGPVIASLSTPFLAHYWWPCKDGPGDKPDSVYVDITIPDTTFAGMPVTAVSNGTLDSVTTASGRKTFHWRERYPIVPYYVMVAISNYSHIEDEYSGSGGVNFPLHYYVFNEDLADAVAGTAQLPEVMDLFSDLYGLYPFRNEKYGITQLGFYGGIENQTNTVQGELSTAWFGVSVHELSHMWFGDMITCRDWHHGWLNEGFATYSAALWTEHSQGFAAYQADMEDNAYYSPGTLYLDDISDPFGIFVSIIYSKGAFVLHMLRGVLGNATFFTCLSEYASTPEFMYNHATTEDFRDVCETVSGTDLDFFFDQWIYDEWYPRYFYGYVQAPGTHRMEVYLSQYQDEYGHRPLFEMPVQLHLSYAAGGDTLVTVWNDRIDQAFVLDLPDQVNGVQFDPDGWILKNAFPSADVDRDGVPNEEDNCPLVRNSDQKDSNGNGVGDACCCVGMTGNLDDDVDDLVDISDLTELIDHLFITARPPACMPEANVDGDEVGVVDIGDLTRLIDYLFISHEELAPCQ; encoded by the coding sequence ATGCACCGATACACCGCGACCCTGCTTACCGTACTCCTGATCTGTGCCATCCTTCTGCCTGTCGCCGTCGGTGCAGCCGACGATCCGCCCGCGTCTCGTGAAGAAAGGGCGGCGGTTCTGCGGCAGTTCTACGAGGCCGAGCAGCAGAGCTGGCGGGAGTACATCGAACGATTCCGCTTTCACGTCCCGGACACGAGTTTCGACGTGACCTTCTACCATATCCGGGTCGACATATCGATCGGCACGCAGTATATCGAGGGTAACGTGTCCTGCCGTTTTGCGGCCGCGGACGACGGTCTGGACCTGCTCAGACTGAATCTTCATCACCAGCTTGCCGTTGACAGCGTGACGGGCGATGCCAGCAGTTTCAGCACCGCCAATGACACCGTGTACATCGACCTGGATCATGCCTTCACTTCCGGGGAGACGGGGGAGGTTCGTGTTTACTACCAGGGAGTGCCGCCGCTGGCCGAGGGCATCAAGGGGCTTCGGTACAGCAGTCACGTTTCCGGCCCGGTGATTGCGTCGTTGTCGACGCCGTTTCTGGCCCACTACTGGTGGCCCTGCAAGGACGGCCCGGGCGACAAGCCGGACTCCGTGTATGTTGACATCACCATTCCGGACACGACCTTCGCCGGCATGCCGGTGACGGCCGTTTCCAACGGGACCCTTGATTCCGTGACAACGGCGTCCGGCCGCAAGACCTTTCACTGGCGGGAGCGGTATCCGATCGTGCCGTACTACGTCATGGTGGCTATATCCAACTACTCGCACATTGAGGATGAGTATTCCGGTTCAGGCGGGGTGAACTTCCCGCTTCACTACTACGTGTTCAACGAGGACCTGGCCGACGCTGTGGCCGGGACGGCTCAGCTTCCCGAAGTAATGGACCTGTTTTCCGATCTTTATGGTCTCTATCCGTTTCGGAACGAGAAGTACGGTATAACACAGCTCGGGTTTTACGGGGGGATCGAGAACCAGACGAACACTGTCCAGGGCGAATTGTCGACGGCCTGGTTCGGCGTATCAGTGCACGAGTTGTCCCATATGTGGTTTGGCGACATGATTACGTGCCGGGACTGGCACCACGGCTGGCTCAACGAGGGGTTTGCCACGTACTCGGCCGCCCTGTGGACCGAGCACAGCCAGGGGTTCGCGGCCTACCAGGCGGACATGGAGGATAATGCCTACTACTCGCCGGGGACACTGTACCTCGACGACATCTCGGACCCGTTCGGTATCTTCGTAAGCATCATCTACAGCAAGGGCGCCTTTGTTCTGCACATGCTGCGCGGCGTGCTGGGTAACGCGACGTTTTTCACCTGTCTGAGCGAGTATGCCTCGACGCCTGAGTTCATGTACAATCACGCCACGACCGAGGATTTTCGGGACGTGTGCGAGACGGTCAGCGGCACGGACCTGGATTTCTTCTTCGACCAGTGGATATATGATGAATGGTACCCCAGGTACTTCTACGGGTACGTGCAGGCTCCCGGCACGCACCGGATGGAGGTGTACCTCAGCCAGTACCAGGACGAGTACGGACACCGGCCGCTGTTCGAGATGCCTGTCCAGCTTCACCTTTCTTATGCCGCAGGCGGAGATACTCTTGTGACGGTCTGGAATGACCGGATCGACCAGGCTTTCGTTCTCGATCTGCCGGATCAGGTGAACGGGGTACAGTTCGACCCCGACGGCTGGATTCTCAAAAACGCGTTCCCGAGCGCGGACGTTGACAGGGACGGAGTCCCCAACGAAGAGGACAACTGCCCGCTGGTCCGCAACTCCGATCAGAAGGACAGCAACGGCAACGGGGTGGGTGACGCCTGCTGCTGCGTGGGCATGACGGGAAACCTGGATGACGATGTTGACGATCTTGTTGACATTTCGGACCTCACCGAACTGATCGATCATCTGTTCATCACGGCCCGGCCTCCGGCATGCATGCCGGAGGCAAACGTCGACGGGGACGAGGTGGGAGTAGTTGACATCGGTGATCTGACCCGGCTGATTGATTACCTGTTTATCAGCCACGAAGAGTTGGCGCCATGTCAGTGA
- a CDS encoding glycosyltransferase family 4 protein — protein sequence MAQGPKILILTHNFPRFRGDFSGVFVELLARRLVQHGMAPVVLAPHDAGAARREESEGVLVRRFPYAPNEGRETLAYRGNMHDQVWGSVLGPLRFLRFLRAFRKAATETVREEQVELLAGHWLVPAGIVMSQMRPQLNLPMVLSSHGTDIRMLSRYRRLAYPYFRNLLYSLDRWTVVSSFLKDAVLEIDPNLADRIDLLPLPHDEKLFYRDEGIEREKGLVVSVTRFTEQKRVGHLLRAFATVREKTPSARLELYGSGPLQTDLESLIRNLHLDDCTKIMPPVPQEKLREVYNRAAIVVLNSFREGFGLTLSEAMLCGAPVIGTRSGGIVDIISHEQTGLLVQPDDVQELSRTIERLLSDDGLRHRLARAGQGYAGNTYASGPLAARYAGILQDALRRRPDRSG from the coding sequence ATGGCGCAGGGACCGAAGATTCTGATTTTGACCCACAATTTCCCGCGTTTCAGGGGAGATTTCTCCGGGGTCTTTGTAGAGCTCCTGGCGCGCCGGCTCGTCCAGCACGGCATGGCGCCCGTGGTGCTGGCACCCCACGACGCCGGCGCGGCGCGGCGCGAAGAATCCGAAGGTGTTCTGGTACGCCGCTTCCCCTACGCCCCGAACGAAGGAAGGGAAACACTGGCTTACCGGGGTAATATGCACGACCAGGTCTGGGGATCAGTCCTCGGACCGTTGCGCTTCCTGCGATTCCTTCGCGCCTTTCGCAAAGCCGCGACCGAAACCGTCCGCGAGGAACAGGTTGAGTTACTGGCCGGTCACTGGCTGGTTCCGGCCGGCATCGTGATGAGCCAGATGCGGCCGCAGTTGAATCTCCCGATGGTGCTTTCATCGCACGGCACTGATATTCGCATGCTCAGCAGGTACCGTCGCCTGGCCTACCCATACTTCAGAAACCTGCTGTATTCGCTTGACCGCTGGACCGTCGTGTCGAGCTTTCTCAAAGACGCCGTTCTGGAGATCGATCCGAACCTTGCGGACAGAATCGATCTCCTGCCGCTGCCGCACGACGAAAAACTGTTCTACCGAGACGAAGGGATTGAACGGGAGAAAGGGCTGGTGGTGTCGGTGACGCGCTTCACTGAACAGAAGCGCGTCGGCCACCTCCTGCGCGCGTTTGCGACCGTGCGCGAGAAAACGCCGTCGGCCCGTCTCGAACTGTACGGTTCCGGCCCCCTGCAGACTGACCTTGAATCCCTGATCAGAAACCTGCACCTGGACGACTGCACGAAAATCATGCCCCCGGTGCCCCAGGAGAAGCTGCGAGAGGTCTACAACCGGGCCGCGATCGTGGTGCTGAATTCGTTTCGGGAAGGATTCGGCCTGACGCTCTCCGAGGCCATGCTGTGCGGCGCACCGGTCATCGGGACACGTTCGGGAGGGATTGTCGACATCATCAGTCATGAGCAGACGGGCCTGCTGGTCCAGCCGGATGATGTGCAGGAGTTGTCACGGACTATCGAACGCCTGCTCTCCGATGACGGCCTGCGCCACCGTCTCGCCCGGGCCGGTCAGGGTTACGCGGGTAACACGTATGCCTCGGGCCCGCTGGCCGCCCGCTACGCCGGCATCCTACAGGATGCCCTGCGGCGCCGACCCGACCGGTCAGGTTGA
- a CDS encoding squalene/phytoene synthase family protein, with protein sequence MKANDKTRLDFAADVDFDQILTNPILDIAARFWDSDRYRAFTICYRSMRAIDDLVDDRKTSGAKISAGEAADIARMIDDWLESMCGGRPRDSFDREFLDVRDRFAIPLWPWKRLRNAMVYDIQHDGYRNFLTFLRYTEGAAVAPAAIFTHLCGVRQGRGGYERPVYDIRWSARPLAVFSYLVHIIRDFQKDARRDLNYFALDMLGHYSLTVEDLSRIARGGQISPSFRGLIGRYRSIAEYYRQSARKRIDSVIPCMLPRYQLSMEIIYALYHQIFERIDPDNGTFSGPELMPSAGEVKARLELTLERFSPVEN encoded by the coding sequence ATGAAAGCCAATGACAAAACCCGGCTCGATTTCGCGGCCGACGTCGATTTCGACCAGATTCTGACCAACCCGATACTCGATATCGCCGCCCGGTTCTGGGATAGCGACCGCTACCGGGCTTTCACGATCTGCTACCGATCCATGCGGGCAATCGATGACCTGGTTGATGATCGCAAAACGTCGGGCGCGAAAATCTCCGCTGGGGAGGCTGCGGACATTGCCCGGATGATCGATGACTGGCTGGAGTCGATGTGCGGCGGCCGGCCCCGGGATTCCTTCGATCGCGAGTTTCTGGACGTCCGCGACCGTTTCGCCATTCCCCTGTGGCCCTGGAAACGGCTCCGCAATGCCATGGTTTACGACATACAGCATGACGGTTACAGGAACTTCCTGACGTTCCTCCGCTACACGGAGGGTGCGGCCGTGGCCCCGGCGGCGATCTTTACCCATCTGTGCGGCGTCAGGCAGGGCCGGGGCGGTTATGAACGTCCGGTCTACGATATCCGGTGGTCGGCCAGACCGCTGGCCGTATTCTCCTACCTGGTGCACATCATCCGGGATTTTCAGAAAGACGCCAGGCGTGACCTGAACTACTTTGCCCTTGATATGCTTGGGCACTATTCACTGACGGTCGAGGATCTCAGCCGGATAGCCCGGGGCGGTCAGATAAGCCCCTCGTTTCGCGGCCTGATCGGCCGTTACCGGTCGATAGCAGAGTATTACCGGCAGTCGGCGCGCAAACGTATTGACTCCGTGATTCCCTGCATGCTGCCTCGTTACCAGTTGAGCATGGAGATAATTTACGCGCTGTATCACCAGATATTCGAGCGTATCGACCCGGATAACGGGACGTTCAGCGGTCCGGAGTTGATGCCGTCGGCGGGCGAAGTCAAAGCCCGGCTGGAGCTTACGCTGGAACGTTTCTCCCCGGTGGAAAATTAA